Proteins encoded by one window of Musa acuminata AAA Group cultivar baxijiao chromosome BXJ2-9, Cavendish_Baxijiao_AAA, whole genome shotgun sequence:
- the LOC135622239 gene encoding ABC transporter I family member 6, chloroplastic-like translates to MALLTYSSTIPFSSSSSPSSLSSRRFPATPFRTHVSGPLNPWRFRSRPHAPTRAKATLTVDSPATGDASSRNGPPRVLLEVKDLKAVIKESGQEILRGVNLTIHGGEVHAIMGKNGSGKSTFSKVLVGHQDYDVTGGSVLFKDQNLLEMEPEERSHVGLFMSFQTPVEIPGVSNFDFLLMAFNARRKNHGLPPVEPLEFYSLVTPKVASLNMNPKFLDRNVNEGFSGGEKKRNEILQLAVLEADLAILDEIDSGLDVDALQDVAKAVNGLLTPNNSVLIITHYQRLLECIKPSYVHIMEDGMIVRTGDVSLAEQLEREGYRGISMS, encoded by the exons ATGGCTCTTCTCACCTATTCCTCCAccattcccttctcctcctcgtctTCGCCTAGTTCCCTCTCATCTCGACGCTTTCCCGCGACGCCCTTCCGAACTCATGTCTCGGGACCTCTCAATCCCTGGCGGTTCCGGTCCCGCCCTCACGCCCCTACGCGGGCGAAGGCGACGCTTACCGTCGACTCCCCGGCCACGGGCGATGCCTCCTCCAGGAACGGTCCCCCGAGGGTCCTACTGGAGGTGAAGGATTTGAAGGCCGTCATCAAGGAGTCCGGGCAGGAGATCTTGCGGGGTGTCAATCTAACCATCCACGGGGGCGAG GTTCACGCGATTATGGGGAAGAATGGATCCGGAAAGAGCACGTTTTCAAAG GTTCTTGTTGGCCATCAAGATTATGATGTAACTGGAGGTAGTGTGCTTTTCAAAGACCAGAACTTGCTTGAAATGGAACCAGAAGAAAGGTCCCATGTTGGGCTTTTCATGAGTTTTCAGACCCCTGTGGAGATACCAGGTGTAAGCAACTTTGACTTTCTGCTCATGGCATTCAATGCTCGAAGAAAAAACCATGGGCTACCACCGGTAGAACCTCTCGAG TTCTACAGTTTGGTGACTCCTAAGGTCGCTTCTTTGAATATGAATCCAAAATTTCTTGACAGAAATGTAAATGAAGGCTTCAGTGGTGGTGAAAAGAAACGGAATGAAATCCTGCAACTTGCA GTTCTTGAGGCAGATTTGGCTATTCTAGATGAAATTGATTCAGGGTTAGATGTCGATGCACTTCAAGATGTAGCAAAAGCAGTTAATGGGCTGTTAACACCGAATAATTCTGTCTTGATTATCACACATTATCAACGCCTTCTGGAGTGTATCAAACCGAGCTATGTTCATATAATG GAGGATGGCATGATTGTAAGGACAGGTGATGTTTCACTAGCAGAACAGCTAGAGAGGGAGGGATACAGaggcatctctatgtcataa